Below is a genomic region from Streptomyces sp. NBC_00461.
TGCCGTTCTCACAGCTTCCCGGCAACTGAGGCACCGGGTCCTCTTCAGCAGCAGCATTCGGTCGTCACATTCGGCAGTCGCATTCGGCAATCACAAAGGAGTGACATCGATGGATCTGGGACTGACAGGCGCGAAGGCGCTGGTGACCGGCGCGAGCCGGGGCATCGGCCGGGCGATCGCCACCACCCTGGCGGCCGAGGGCTGTGCCCTGGCGCTGTGCGCCCGCGGCGAGGAAGGCCTGGCCAAGGCCGCCGCTGAACTGCGCGGCGAGGGCGCCACGGTGTTCGCGGAACCGGTCGACGTCACCGACCCGGCCGCGCTCGCGGGCTTCGTGCAGCGCGCGGCGGGTGAACTCGGCGGCCTGGACCTGCTGGTGTCCAACGTGTCGGCGGGCAACGTGAAGGGCCCCGAGTCCTGGGAGGCCAGCCTGCGCGGCGACCTGATCCCGTTCGCGGGACTCGTCGAGGCGGCCCTGCCCCACCTGGAGGCCTCCGACCGGGCTGCCGTCGTCGCCATCGGCACCACCAACGCCTCCGACACCGCGCGCCCGGCCGGAGCGAACTCGTACTCCGCGCTCAAGGCAGCCGTGGTCCAGCACGCCTCGGCCCTCGCGCACGCCCTCGCGCCGAACGGCATCCGCGTCAACACCGTCTCGCCCGGCCCGATCGACTTCCCCGGCGGCGCCTGGGAGACCATCCGCACCAGCCGCCCGGAGGTGTACGAGGAGGTGCTCGCCAAGCTCCCGATCGGCCGTTACGGCACCGCGGAGGACGTGGCCGCGGCGGTGGCGTTCCTGCTCGGGCGGACCGGCTCCTTCTGCGTCGGGGTCAACCTCGTGGTGGACGGCGGGCTGCTCACCCGCGTCCAGTACTGAGCCGTGGCGGGCCCGGCCGGCCGCCTGGACGCCGTGTTGGTCTGCGGCGGCCGCTGGCACGACTTCGACTACGCGCGGCTCCGGCTGCTGGAGCTGCTCGGTGAACATCCACGGGTGCGCACGAGCGTGTATCAGGACTACGACTGCGTGGCCGCGCTCGAGAAGGCCGACCTGGTGGTCACTTACACCTGTGACGTCCGGCCCCGCCCGGCACAGCGGGCCGCGCTGGCACGGTTCGTCGAGCGGGGCGGGCGCTGGCTCGCCCTGCACGGCACCAACGCGGTGATCGAGCCCTCGGCGAGTGACGGGCCGCGGGTGTTCACGACCCCGCGCCTCCTGGGGGAGGTGGCGTCGGTGCTCGGCAGCCAGTTCCTGGCCCATCCGCCGATCGAGCCGTACGAGGTGCGAGTGACCCGGCCCGAGCATCCGCTGGTCGCCGGGGTCGGCCCGTTCACGGTCACCGACGAGCTGTACGTGTGCGAGCTGCACGGGGAGTCGGAGGTGCTGCTGCACGCCGAGTACACGGGACCGTGCCGCGGTTTCGCCGAGGGTGACACGGCGGCCCTCGACGCCGCGCCCCGACCGGTGCTGTATCTCAAGCGGCACGGTCTCGGCGAGGTCTGCTACTTCACCCTCGGGCACTGCAGGGGCCGTTACGACATACAGGACCTGGGCGTGGACGACACCGGCCGAGTGGATCGCGGGCCGTGGGAAACGCCGGAGTTCATGACGGTGCTGCGGCGGTGCGTGGAGCGGACGGTGAGTGGGCGGAACCCGGCAGAGGAGCGGGCCGGCACCTGAGCGGGGCTCGGGCGCCGGCCCTGCACAGGTCGCGGCTCAACCGTGCGGCAGTACCACCGCGCGGCCGATGATGTCGCCGGCGTGCAGACGCTCGTAGGCCGTCGGCGCCTCGTCGAGTGTGAAGGTCTCGACGTGGGAGGAGACCAGCCCCTGTCGCGCCAGCTCGACGACCTCCATGAGTTCCGGGCGACTGCCCCAGTAGGGGAACGAGGCGGAGACCTCGAAAGGCAGCCCGCCGCCGAAGCCGACCGCCAGGGTGCCGCCGCCGATGCCGACGATCGTCACGTCGCC
It encodes:
- a CDS encoding ThuA domain-containing protein, with the translated sequence MAGPAGRLDAVLVCGGRWHDFDYARLRLLELLGEHPRVRTSVYQDYDCVAALEKADLVVTYTCDVRPRPAQRAALARFVERGGRWLALHGTNAVIEPSASDGPRVFTTPRLLGEVASVLGSQFLAHPPIEPYEVRVTRPEHPLVAGVGPFTVTDELYVCELHGESEVLLHAEYTGPCRGFAEGDTAALDAAPRPVLYLKRHGLGEVCYFTLGHCRGRYDIQDLGVDDTGRVDRGPWETPEFMTVLRRCVERTVSGRNPAEERAGT
- a CDS encoding SDR family NAD(P)-dependent oxidoreductase, with product MDLGLTGAKALVTGASRGIGRAIATTLAAEGCALALCARGEEGLAKAAAELRGEGATVFAEPVDVTDPAALAGFVQRAAGELGGLDLLVSNVSAGNVKGPESWEASLRGDLIPFAGLVEAALPHLEASDRAAVVAIGTTNASDTARPAGANSYSALKAAVVQHASALAHALAPNGIRVNTVSPGPIDFPGGAWETIRTSRPEVYEEVLAKLPIGRYGTAEDVAAAVAFLLGRTGSFCVGVNLVVDGGLLTRVQY